The Patescibacteria group bacterium genome includes a window with the following:
- the glyA gene encoding serine hydroxymethyltransferase: MNKVEELIKKEEKRQRETLMMIPSENYASKAVREAVGSVLMNKYSEGYSGRRYYQGNKFVDEIENLAINKAKELFGVPYVNVQPYSGSPANSAVLFGLLEPGDKIAGLKLSSGGHLTHGQSDITFSGRFFRSFQFGTDKNGVIDYEKVEKFILKSKPKLIIVGTTSYPLMLNWKKFAQIADKVGAWLVADISHIVGLVLGGVYPSPVSFAHVITTTTHKTLRGPRGAMIMVTKKGFEKDPEAGLKIDRAVFPGLQGGPHNNTTAGIAQALIEAQKASFSRYAARIVENAKVLADELKKGGLTLVGGGTQCHLMVVDLRPLGLSGNVVAEALEAVGIIVNRNSVPNDDAPPFYPSGIRLGTPALTTRGMGVKDMKKIAKWILDVVYYVGDKKMPDGKEERQKFLKDFRAWLAKDRFLKKLSLQVKKFALKYPVP, translated from the coding sequence ATGAATAAAGTTGAAGAGCTAATCAAAAAAGAAGAAAAGAGACAAAGAGAAACATTGATGATGATTCCTTCTGAAAATTATGCTTCGAAGGCGGTAAGAGAGGCTGTGGGTTCTGTTTTAATGAACAAATATTCTGAAGGTTATTCAGGCAGGCGTTATTATCAAGGCAATAAGTTTGTTGATGAGATTGAAAATTTGGCAATAAATAAAGCAAAAGAGCTTTTTGGTGTACCTTATGTTAATGTGCAACCTTATTCTGGGTCTCCTGCTAACTCCGCAGTTTTGTTTGGTCTTCTTGAGCCGGGGGATAAAATAGCAGGGCTTAAACTTTCTTCTGGTGGGCATTTGACCCATGGTCAATCTGACATTACTTTTTCGGGTAGATTTTTTAGATCCTTTCAGTTTGGAACTGACAAGAATGGCGTTATTGATTATGAAAAGGTTGAAAAGTTTATTCTTAAATCTAAACCAAAGCTTATTATCGTTGGTACCACATCTTATCCTTTAATGTTGAATTGGAAGAAGTTTGCCCAAATTGCGGATAAAGTTGGTGCTTGGTTGGTTGCCGATATTTCCCATATTGTAGGGCTTGTTTTGGGTGGAGTTTATCCTTCACCTGTTAGTTTTGCTCATGTTATTACAACTACCACACATAAGACTTTAAGAGGACCAAGAGGAGCAATGATTATGGTAACCAAAAAAGGATTTGAAAAAGATCCTGAGGCAGGTCTTAAAATTGACAGAGCAGTTTTTCCAGGGCTTCAAGGAGGGCCACATAACAACACGACAGCCGGTATTGCTCAGGCTTTAATTGAGGCTCAAAAAGCTTCTTTTTCTCGCTATGCTGCCAGAATAGTAGAAAATGCTAAAGTGCTGGCGGATGAATTGAAAAAGGGCGGCTTGACTTTGGTTGGGGGCGGAACCCAGTGCCATTTAATGGTTGTTGATTTGAGGCCGCTTGGACTTTCGGGAAATGTGGTAGCTGAGGCTTTGGAGGCGGTTGGGATAATTGTTAATCGCAATTCTGTGCCAAATGATGACGCACCACCTTTTTACCCTTCAGGTATTAGACTTGGTACCCCTGCTCTTACTACAAGAGGAATGGGGGTAAAGGATATGAAGAAGATTGCTAAATGGATATTGGATGTTGTTTATTATGTTGGAGATAAAAAAATGCCTGATGGTAAGGAGGAAAGGCAAAAGTTTCTGAAAGATTTTAGAGCTTGGCTTGCTAAGGACCGATTTTTAAAGAAGTTGTCGCTTCAGGTCAAAAAATTTGCTCTTAAATATCCGGTTCCTTGA
- a CDS encoding DNA processing protein DprA, which translates to MKYQDKKEYLIALSCFVPFGPARLNLLLSYFKSPEKVWNLSFEELKEVGVKDSLASQFVSFRSDFDLKEYLFRLEKIGVYCVFKGDDNYPKNLLEIDSSPFVLYVMGEIKEEDSQAVAIVGSRKMSSYGKEVAERFAFELAEVGLTVVSGLARGIDTVAHKSALEAKGRTIAVVGSGLDRIYPPENIALSSLIAKNGAVVSEYPLGYPALRVNFASRNRIISGLSKAILVVEGAQNSGTLLTASHAASQGRQVYAVPGQITSPLSFAPHFLIENGAKIAFSPKDVIEDFDLQFKVDKEKVQKIIPSDDIEAKIIDSLASESLHLDEIARICGLAVSLVSSKLMVMEMKGMVRNLGNGMYGLSSN; encoded by the coding sequence ATGAAGTATCAGGATAAAAAGGAATACTTGATTGCTCTTTCTTGCTTTGTTCCTTTTGGACCAGCTCGTTTAAATTTGCTTCTTTCTTATTTTAAGAGTCCTGAAAAAGTTTGGAATCTTAGTTTCGAGGAGCTTAAAGAAGTTGGTGTTAAAGATTCTTTAGCCTCTCAGTTTGTTTCTTTTAGGTCTGATTTTGATTTGAAAGAGTATCTTTTTAGACTTGAAAAAATTGGTGTTTACTGCGTTTTTAAAGGTGATGACAACTACCCCAAAAACCTTCTTGAGATAGATTCTTCTCCTTTTGTTCTTTATGTGATGGGGGAGATTAAAGAAGAAGACAGCCAAGCTGTAGCGATTGTTGGTTCAAGGAAGATGAGCTCATATGGGAAGGAGGTTGCAGAAAGATTTGCTTTTGAATTGGCTGAGGTTGGTTTAACTGTTGTTTCAGGATTGGCAAGAGGAATTGATACAGTGGCGCATAAATCAGCTCTTGAGGCTAAAGGTAGAACGATTGCCGTTGTTGGTTCTGGTCTTGATAGGATTTATCCTCCCGAAAATATAGCTTTATCATCTTTAATTGCCAAAAATGGTGCTGTTGTTTCTGAATATCCTTTAGGCTATCCAGCTTTAAGGGTTAATTTTGCTTCAAGAAATAGAATTATTTCAGGTTTATCAAAGGCAATTTTAGTGGTTGAGGGTGCTCAAAATAGCGGAACTTTGTTGACTGCCTCTCATGCTGCCAGTCAGGGAAGGCAGGTTTATGCAGTTCCGGGGCAAATCACTTCTCCTTTGTCTTTTGCACCCCATTTTTTGATTGAAAATGGTGCTAAAATTGCTTTTAGCCCAAAGGATGTTATTGAGGATTTTGACTTGCAGTTTAAGGTTGATAAAGAAAAAGTTCAAAAAATTATTCCCAGTGATGATATAGAGGCAAAAATTATTGATTCTTTAGCCTCTGAATCTCTTCATCTTGACGAAATTGCTAGAATTTGTGGGTTGGCAGTTTCTTTAGTATCATCTAAACTTATGGTTATGGAAATGAAAGGAATGGTTAGGAATTTGGGAAACGGAATGTATGGGTTAAGTAGCAATTAG
- the thyA gene encoding thymidylate synthase encodes MSTNEVDKQYLLLLQDILKNGKKSKDRTGTGTIRVFGRMLKFDLQKGFPLLTTKKVWFKGVKEELLWFLRGERNIRNLVISGVNIWNEWPFQRYLESRGLDKKYPKYTKAWEKEMEKFIEKIKKDKKFAKKYGDLGPVYGFVWRNFKGRGKKSVDQIKEAIRLIKEEPHSRRIIVSAWDPTTIKEVALPPCHLYFQFQVEGKKLNCFMVQRSVDTFLGLPFNIASYALLTHLIAKITGKKAGELTMALGDTHLYLNHIKQAKEQLKRKPKDLPQLVLSPKIKDIGNIKSEWIDIKNYDPHPAIPAPISV; translated from the coding sequence ATGTCAACAAACGAAGTTGATAAACAGTACCTACTTCTTCTTCAAGATATACTCAAAAACGGAAAGAAAAGCAAAGATAGAACAGGCACTGGCACAATTAGAGTTTTTGGGCGAATGCTTAAATTTGATCTACAAAAGGGATTCCCTCTTCTTACCACCAAAAAGGTTTGGTTTAAAGGAGTAAAAGAAGAGCTTCTTTGGTTTCTAAGAGGTGAAAGAAATATCAGAAACTTGGTTATTTCTGGGGTAAATATTTGGAATGAGTGGCCTTTCCAAAGATATCTAGAAAGCCGAGGCCTAGATAAAAAATATCCAAAATACACAAAAGCCTGGGAAAAGGAAATGGAAAAATTTATAGAAAAAATTAAAAAAGATAAAAAATTTGCCAAGAAATATGGAGACTTAGGCCCTGTTTACGGATTTGTATGGCGAAACTTCAAAGGCAGAGGCAAAAAGTCTGTTGACCAAATAAAAGAGGCGATAAGACTAATTAAAGAAGAACCGCATTCAAGAAGAATAATAGTCTCAGCTTGGGATCCAACAACTATTAAGGAAGTTGCCCTTCCCCCCTGCCACCTTTACTTCCAATTTCAAGTCGAAGGCAAAAAACTAAACTGCTTTATGGTTCAGCGATCAGTCGACACCTTCCTAGGACTTCCTTTTAATATCGCCTCTTATGCCCTTTTAACTCACCTCATAGCTAAAATAACAGGTAAAAAGGCGGGTGAGTTAACAATGGCACTTGGGGACACCCATCTTTATTTAAACCACATAAAACAAGCAAAAGAGCAACTTAAAAGAAAACCAAAAGATTTGCCCCAACTTGTTTTAAGCCCAAAAATAAAAGATATCGGCAATATCAAATCAGAATGGATTGACATCAAAAACTACGACCCCCACCCTGCTATTCCTGCGCCAATTTCGGTATGA
- the folD gene encoding bifunctional protein FolD: MTYFFDGKMAASLRKLRLRYKAGILRRRRVLPTLASILVSPDKNNLFYTSLKEKFANDIGCQLVVFEFGEEATKEDIISAIDNLNSRKDIHGIMIQLPLPKRFSILDREELIGRIIERKDVDGLKEKSLYVAPVVQAVIYAIDEAKKMDFNIVRPSAKIVVVGASGFEGRKIVEALNNLSYQVIEVDREINNLAEITREADILISVTGNPGLIKPDYVKEGAVLIDLGYPKGDIEKSAYQKASFVSPVPGGVGPMTISFLMENLIKAARSQLYLDKLSLN, translated from the coding sequence ATGACCTACTTTTTTGATGGTAAGATGGCTGCCTCTCTAAGGAAGCTAAGACTTAGGTATAAGGCAGGAATATTAAGAAGAAGAAGAGTCTTGCCAACTCTTGCTTCTATTCTAGTTTCTCCCGACAAAAACAACTTGTTTTATACCAGTCTTAAGGAAAAATTTGCCAATGACATAGGTTGTCAGCTAGTAGTTTTTGAATTTGGGGAAGAAGCCACTAAGGAAGATATAATTTCTGCAATTGATAATCTGAATTCAAGAAAGGATATTCATGGAATTATGATTCAGTTACCTTTACCTAAAAGATTTTCTATTTTAGATAGGGAAGAGTTAATAGGAAGAATTATTGAGCGTAAAGACGTTGATGGATTGAAGGAAAAATCATTGTATGTTGCCCCCGTGGTTCAAGCGGTAATATATGCAATAGACGAGGCTAAGAAGATGGATTTCAATATTGTGCGACCATCAGCTAAAATAGTAGTGGTTGGCGCAAGTGGGTTTGAGGGCAGAAAGATTGTTGAGGCTTTGAATAACTTAAGTTATCAAGTAATAGAAGTGGATAGAGAAATTAATAATTTGGCAGAAATTACAAGAGAGGCTGACATCTTAATATCTGTTACCGGCAACCCAGGTCTTATTAAGCCTGATTATGTCAAAGAGGGGGCTGTTCTTATTGATCTTGGTTATCCTAAAGGCGATATTGAAAAATCAGCCTATCAAAAGGCATCTTTTGTTTCTCCAGTTCCTGGGGGAGTGGGTCCTATGACTATTTCCTTTTTAATGGAGAATTTGATTAAGGCAGCGCGTTCTCAATTGTATCTTGATAAGTTGTCTTTAAATTGA
- the tmk gene encoding thymidylate kinase: MERGRFIVFEGIGGSGKGTQIEIAGKLLENKGFKVITTREPGGIEPAEKIRQLIFDLRGKELIGAEGQMALFFAARKLWVDGVVGPNLEEGINVLTDRCHTSTAAYQGYAEGGDLNKILSISEVVLGKYKPDAVIFLDISYDTMAKRRGVNSDGDPFDLQPREYVERLIAGYRKMARENWGGMKWFVVDGEGTVDEVARGVAKVLEQIFSVSLSTSDVD, translated from the coding sequence ATGGAAAGAGGTAGATTTATTGTTTTTGAAGGTATTGGCGGGTCGGGAAAGGGTACTCAAATTGAGATTGCGGGTAAGCTTCTTGAAAACAAAGGCTTTAAAGTAATTACCACTCGTGAACCAGGAGGAATTGAGCCGGCGGAAAAGATAAGGCAGTTGATTTTTGATTTAAGAGGCAAGGAGCTGATAGGGGCAGAAGGGCAGATGGCTCTTTTCTTTGCGGCAAGAAAACTTTGGGTTGATGGGGTGGTTGGTCCCAATCTTGAAGAGGGAATAAATGTTTTAACAGATAGATGCCACACTTCAACAGCTGCTTATCAAGGTTATGCTGAAGGCGGAGATTTGAATAAAATACTTTCTATTTCTGAGGTTGTTTTGGGTAAATATAAACCGGACGCTGTAATATTTTTGGATATTTCTTATGATACAATGGCAAAAAGAAGAGGGGTAAATTCAGATGGGGATCCTTTTGATTTACAACCAAGGGAGTATGTTGAGAGATTAATTGCTGGTTATCGCAAGATGGCGAGGGAAAATTGGGGAGGAATGAAGTGGTTTGTAGTTGATGGAGAGGGTACGGTTGATGAGGTTGCAAGAGGTGTTGCCAAAGTTTTAGAACAAATATTCTCTGTAAGTCTGTCCACATCGGATGTGGATTAG
- the rpsB gene encoding 30S ribosomal protein S2, translated as MAKIKISVERLFEAGAHFGHQTSRSHPKAKDYVYGEQDGVLIFDLVKTKELLKEALEFLAKVSKKEEGVLFLGTKRQIKDQVKQAAENCGGFFVNERWLGGTLTNFPQIKKSLDRLHELEDKKAKGDLKEYTKRERLLIDREIKRLDDIFGGLRGMKSLPAVLVLVDSKREKTAVLEAEKTGVPVVAIVDSNSDPNLVDYPIVMNDDSIEAVSYVLSLISEVVKLSKEGKKVEIE; from the coding sequence ATGGCAAAAATAAAAATTTCAGTTGAAAGACTTTTCGAAGCAGGAGCGCATTTTGGTCATCAGACTAGTCGTTCACACCCCAAAGCTAAAGACTATGTCTATGGCGAACAAGATGGTGTTTTAATTTTTGATTTGGTTAAGACAAAGGAGCTCTTAAAAGAAGCTTTGGAATTCTTGGCTAAAGTCTCAAAGAAAGAAGAGGGAGTTTTATTCTTGGGGACAAAAAGACAGATAAAGGATCAGGTCAAACAAGCAGCTGAAAATTGTGGAGGGTTTTTTGTAAACGAAAGATGGTTGGGTGGAACTTTAACCAATTTTCCTCAAATTAAGAAATCTCTTGATAGGCTTCATGAATTAGAAGACAAAAAAGCCAAAGGAGACTTAAAAGAATATACCAAGAGAGAACGCTTGCTGATTGATCGGGAAATTAAAAGGCTTGATGACATCTTTGGAGGTTTGCGGGGTATGAAATCATTACCTGCTGTTTTAGTGCTTGTTGATTCCAAGAGAGAAAAGACTGCTGTTCTTGAAGCGGAGAAGACAGGAGTGCCAGTAGTGGCTATTGTGGATTCAAATTCTGACCCCAATTTGGTGGATTATCCCATCGTTATGAATGATGATTCTATTGAGGCTGTGTCTTATGTTTTGAGTTTAATTTCTGAAGTGGTTAAATTAAGCAAGGAAGGAAAAAAAGTTGAGATAGAGTAA
- a CDS encoding cell division protein DedD, producing the protein MKKLKKPSAKLGKYKRPSWDEYFIEIMHAASKRATCDRGRSACVFVKDNQILATGYVGSPTGFPHCDEVGHQIKRLIHEDGTISEHCMRTVHAEQNAICQAAKRGIPLEGSTVYVSMTPCRTCAMLLINIGVKRVVAEKKYHAGAESEAMFKKAGIKLEFLSDEVMKYPHSGKGK; encoded by the coding sequence ATGAAAAAGTTGAAAAAACCATCAGCCAAATTAGGTAAATACAAAAGGCCAAGCTGGGATGAATATTTCATCGAAATCATGCATGCCGCATCAAAACGAGCCACTTGCGACCGTGGCAGATCAGCCTGTGTTTTTGTAAAAGACAATCAAATACTAGCAACTGGCTATGTTGGCTCCCCCACTGGATTTCCGCACTGTGATGAAGTAGGCCATCAAATAAAAAGGCTAATTCATGAAGATGGGACTATCAGCGAACATTGTATGAGGACCGTTCATGCTGAACAAAATGCTATTTGCCAGGCAGCAAAAAGAGGAATTCCACTTGAAGGTTCGACTGTCTATGTATCAATGACTCCTTGTCGAACTTGCGCAATGCTTCTTATTAATATTGGCGTTAAAAGAGTCGTTGCTGAGAAAAAATACCACGCTGGAGCCGAGTCTGAAGCTATGTTTAAAAAAGCAGGAATTAAACTTGAATTCTTAAGCGACGAAGTAATGAAATATCCCCATAGTGGCAAGGGAAAATGA
- a CDS encoding putative zinc protease, whose protein sequence is MKIKNAYKVVRFKNGLTLILYRIKDIQSVYISCAVKSGNYYIQDEADLGIAHFLEHLAFSYTEKFGKSENLVKAVYEIGGYLNAVTDVLGTRFWIKVPFMSVKEAIDILYQLVFRSVIREGDLEKERKIILNECRDNYANPNWVFEKKIRENRFKDLAPYYAPTTGNVENILSITKERIVNWKNKFLNPNNIIMSVVGNFAEDEVVGFIEKTFGNEKGGVAISFPRYDSDKYSDYLFYVQPEKSNQIYFDINWPAFGWCEVKRHDEAVLAILSHIIGRGPISKLHLVLRERLNIVYSCNSYRNIFPYLGMFGVYGSTSVENLQLVFKTIRKILEEIILKGVKKADFVRIIKYLDLSNYMSFETPESISDYLLYEMFDYGEIWDPEDYSEERKKIKISEVGDMLKRILAPQKLNVNFKGDIDNSLARKVADILR, encoded by the coding sequence ATGAAAATCAAGAATGCCTACAAGGTTGTTAGATTTAAGAATGGCTTAACATTGATACTTTATCGGATTAAAGACATCCAATCTGTTTATATCTCCTGCGCTGTTAAGTCTGGTAATTATTATATTCAAGACGAAGCTGATTTGGGTATTGCTCATTTTTTGGAGCATCTTGCTTTCTCTTATACAGAAAAGTTTGGCAAAAGTGAAAATCTTGTTAAAGCAGTTTATGAGATAGGGGGTTATCTTAATGCTGTTACTGATGTACTTGGAACTAGGTTCTGGATAAAAGTTCCCTTTATGAGTGTTAAAGAGGCTATTGATATTCTTTATCAATTAGTTTTTAGGTCTGTTATTAGAGAGGGGGACTTGGAAAAGGAAAGAAAGATTATATTAAATGAATGTAGGGATAATTACGCAAATCCAAATTGGGTCTTTGAGAAAAAAATAAGGGAAAATCGTTTCAAAGATCTTGCACCGTACTATGCTCCAACAACTGGCAATGTTGAAAATATTCTCTCGATTACTAAAGAAAGAATAGTTAATTGGAAGAATAAGTTCTTAAATCCAAATAATATTATTATGTCGGTTGTGGGTAACTTTGCAGAAGACGAGGTTGTTGGTTTTATCGAGAAGACTTTTGGAAATGAGAAGGGGGGTGTGGCAATCTCTTTTCCAAGATATGATAGTGATAAATATTCTGATTATTTGTTTTATGTGCAACCTGAAAAGAGTAATCAGATTTATTTTGACATAAATTGGCCTGCTTTTGGGTGGTGTGAAGTTAAAAGACATGATGAGGCTGTTCTTGCTATACTCAGCCATATTATTGGAAGGGGACCCATCTCTAAACTACATCTTGTCTTAAGGGAAAGACTGAATATAGTTTATAGTTGTAATAGTTACCGAAACATTTTTCCTTACTTGGGAATGTTTGGTGTTTATGGTTCAACCAGTGTTGAAAATTTGCAATTGGTGTTTAAGACAATAAGGAAAATACTTGAGGAGATTATATTAAAGGGTGTCAAAAAAGCTGATTTTGTAAGGATAATTAAGTATCTTGACCTGTCTAATTATATGAGTTTTGAGACACCGGAGTCTATTTCTGATTATTTACTTTATGAGATGTTTGATTATGGAGAAATTTGGGATCCTGAGGATTATTCAGAAGAGAGAAAGAAGATTAAGATCAGTGAAGTGGGGGATATGCTGAAAAGAATTTTAGCGCCGCAAAAGTTAAATGTAAATTTCAAGGGAGATATAGATAATTCTTTGGCAAGGAAAGTAGCTGATATTTTAAGATGA
- the frr gene encoding ribosome-recycling factor, with protein MLDESQVRSKMQQIFDLVASDIASIRVGRATPSLVEDLSVLVYGGQQKMKVQELATIYVIDPQTLEIDPWDKSIIGEIRKGIIAAGVGLNPIIAGEKIRISIPPLTTEDRENYLKLLSAKLESGRVMIRQIRAGFLKDIQKWFEEKQISEDEKYADEKRLQEITDEFIEKINNQGEKKKEELTQL; from the coding sequence ATGCTTGATGAATCACAAGTCAGGTCAAAAATGCAGCAGATTTTTGATTTAGTAGCTTCTGATATTGCCTCGATTAGAGTTGGTAGAGCAACGCCTTCATTGGTTGAAGATTTATCAGTTTTGGTTTATGGTGGTCAACAAAAAATGAAAGTTCAAGAGTTAGCCACAATTTATGTTATTGATCCACAGACTTTGGAGATTGATCCATGGGATAAATCTATTATTGGAGAAATAAGGAAGGGAATTATAGCTGCTGGTGTGGGTTTGAACCCTATTATTGCTGGCGAGAAAATAAGAATTTCTATTCCTCCTTTAACTACCGAGGATAGGGAAAATTATCTAAAGCTTCTTTCAGCCAAGCTTGAATCAGGTCGAGTTATGATTAGGCAGATTAGGGCGGGTTTCTTGAAAGACATTCAGAAGTGGTTTGAGGAGAAGCAAATAAGTGAGGACGAAAAGTATGCTGATGAAAAAAGACTTCAGGAAATTACAGATGAATTTATAGAAAAGATTAATAATCAGGGAGAAAAGAAAAAGGAAGAATTAACCCAACTTTAA
- the topA gene encoding DNA topoisomerase 1: MNLIIVESPTKARTLSKILGKDYLIEATMGHIKDLPKSELGVDIENNFKPDYRLVSKKKETIDKIIKAVEKVGDKGLVILATDPDREGEAIAAHTAEVILSKARINKDSLKRITFHEITKEALFEALSSLGDIDYHLVDAQTARRVLDRLVGYKLSPLLWKKVRRGLSAGRVQTVAVRLIVEKEREIEAFVPQEYWEIKAELKKDKEKFLAKLVEVDGKKAEVKNSDQAQKIVSDLEESEYLVFDVSKREVKKAPHPPFTTSTLTQVAANLFFWSSKRTMSVAQRLYERGLITYHRTDSVNIAQTALDKARDYIRKNFDEEYLSASPRVFKNKAKLAQEAHEAIRPADVFVKPYSKEVDLEPDGHRLYELIWKRFLATQMAEAIYDETKVKIKAQGKGDYLLLSSGIVLKFDGWKVLYSKKDEDIYLPSLDKGDKLSLVKVLSEHKFTQPPARFTEASLIKTLEKLGIGRPSTYAPIISTIQLRNYVEKKDGKFFPTKIGIAVNDFLVPNFKDIFDYSFTARMEDDLDRIAKGDLVWQDVIGKFWQPFVLILDDVERNSQRVKIETETLGRKCPECKEGELVIRIGRFGKFISCSRFPDCKYREKYVEKVGIKCPECGEGEVVVKKTSKGKKFYGCSRFPDCKWASWKLPRK; this comes from the coding sequence ATGAATCTAATAATTGTTGAAAGTCCGACAAAAGCAAGAACACTTTCCAAGATTTTGGGCAAGGATTATCTGATTGAGGCGACAATGGGGCATATCAAGGATTTGCCCAAAAGCGAGCTTGGAGTTGATATAGAAAATAATTTTAAGCCTGATTATCGTTTGGTTTCCAAAAAGAAGGAGACTATAGACAAAATAATCAAGGCAGTTGAAAAGGTTGGTGACAAAGGATTGGTGATTCTTGCTACAGATCCTGATCGTGAGGGAGAGGCAATTGCGGCTCATACTGCTGAGGTAATTTTAAGTAAGGCCAGAATAAACAAAGACTCTCTTAAAAGGATAACTTTCCATGAGATTACAAAAGAGGCTCTATTTGAGGCTTTATCTTCATTGGGTGATATAGATTATCATCTTGTAGATGCTCAGACTGCTCGTAGAGTTCTTGACAGACTTGTTGGTTATAAGCTTTCACCTCTTTTATGGAAGAAAGTTAGGCGTGGTCTTTCTGCAGGCCGTGTTCAGACGGTTGCTGTAAGGCTTATTGTTGAGAAAGAGCGGGAGATCGAAGCTTTTGTTCCTCAAGAGTATTGGGAAATAAAAGCTGAGCTTAAAAAAGACAAAGAGAAATTTTTGGCAAAACTGGTTGAAGTGGATGGCAAGAAAGCTGAAGTTAAAAATTCAGATCAAGCTCAAAAGATAGTCTCCGATCTTGAAGAGTCAGAGTATCTGGTTTTTGATGTTTCCAAAAGAGAGGTTAAAAAGGCTCCTCATCCTCCGTTTACAACATCAACTCTAACTCAGGTGGCGGCAAATCTTTTTTTCTGGTCTTCAAAAAGAACAATGAGCGTTGCCCAAAGGCTTTATGAGAGGGGACTTATTACTTATCATCGTACCGATTCGGTAAATATTGCCCAAACCGCTCTTGATAAGGCTAGAGATTATATTAGAAAGAATTTTGATGAGGAATATTTATCTGCCTCGCCGCGGGTTTTTAAAAATAAAGCAAAATTGGCTCAAGAGGCGCATGAGGCAATAAGGCCGGCTGATGTTTTTGTAAAGCCATACAGCAAGGAGGTTGATTTAGAGCCTGACGGCCACAGGCTTTATGAGCTTATATGGAAAAGATTTCTTGCAACTCAAATGGCTGAAGCTATTTATGATGAGACAAAAGTAAAAATAAAGGCTCAAGGAAAGGGAGATTATCTGCTTTTGTCTTCAGGGATTGTTTTAAAGTTTGATGGTTGGAAGGTTCTTTATTCTAAAAAAGATGAGGATATTTATCTGCCCAGTCTTGATAAAGGTGATAAGTTGTCTTTGGTAAAGGTTTTGTCTGAACATAAATTTACTCAGCCTCCGGCTCGATTTACTGAGGCTTCTTTAATTAAAACTCTTGAAAAGTTGGGTATTGGGAGACCTTCAACTTATGCTCCGATTATTTCAACCATACAGCTTAGGAATTATGTTGAAAAAAAGGATGGCAAATTTTTCCCAACAAAAATTGGTATTGCGGTTAATGATTTTTTGGTTCCAAACTTCAAGGATATTTTTGATTACTCCTTTACGGCAAGAATGGAAGATGATTTGGATAGAATTGCAAAAGGGGATCTTGTTTGGCAGGATGTTATTGGCAAGTTTTGGCAACCCTTTGTTTTGATATTGGATGATGTTGAAAGAAATTCGCAAAGAGTAAAAATTGAAACGGAAACCTTGGGTAGAAAATGCCCGGAATGTAAAGAAGGGGAGTTGGTGATAAGAATTGGTAGGTTTGGCAAGTTTATTTCCTGTTCTCGTTTTCCTGATTGTAAATATAGAGAAAAGTATGTTGAGAAGGTTGGGATTAAATGTCCTGAGTGTGGCGAGGGGGAAGTTGTGGTTAAAAAGACTTCAAAGGGGAAGAAGTTTTATGGTTGCTCCCGTTTTCCTGATTGCAAATGGGCCAGTTGGAAACTGCCGAGGAAGTAG